In one Balaenoptera musculus isolate JJ_BM4_2016_0621 chromosome 2, mBalMus1.pri.v3, whole genome shotgun sequence genomic region, the following are encoded:
- the THBS1 gene encoding thrombospondin-1 — protein MGLAWALSVLFLWHVCGSNRIPESGGDNSVFDIFELTGAARKGSGRRLVKGPDPSSPAFRIEDANLIPPVPDDKFQDLVDAVRAEKGFLLLASLRQMKKTRGTLLAVERKDHSGQVFSVVSNGKAGTLDLSLTVQGKQHVVSVEEALLATGQWKSITLFVQEDRAQLYIDCEKMENAELDVPIQSIFTRDLASIARLRIAKGGVNDNFQGVLQNVRFVFGTTPEDILRNKGCSSSTSVLLTLDNNVVNGSSPAIRTNYIGHKTKDLQAICGISCDELSSMVLELRGLRTIVTTLQDSIRKVTEENKELVNELRRPPLCYHNGVQYRNNEEWTVDSCTECRCQNSVTICKKVSCPIMPCSNATVPDGECCPRCWPSDSADDGWSPWSEWTSCSVTCGNGIQQRGRSCDSLNNRCEGSSVQTRTCHIQECDKRFKQDGGWSHWSPWSSCSVTCGDGVITRIRLCNSPSPQMNGKPCEGEARETKACQKDACPINGGWGPWSPWDICSVTCGGGVQKRSRLCNNPAPQFGGKDCIGDVTENQICNKQDCPIDGCLSNPCFADVKCTSYPDGSWKCGACPPGYSGNGIQCKDVDECKEVPDACFNHNGEHRCENTDPGYNCLPCPPRFTGSQPFGRGVEHATTNKQVCKPRNPCTDGTHDCNKNAKCNYLSHYSDPMYRCECKPGYAGNGIICGEDTDLDGWPNEDLVCVANATYHCKKDNCPNLPNSGQEDYDKDGIGDACDDDDDNDKIPDDRDNCPFHYNPAQYDYDRDDVGDRCDNCPYNHNPDQADTDNNGEGDACAADIDGDGILNERDNCQYVYNVDQRDTDMDGVGDQCDNCPLEHNPDQLDSDSDRIGDTCDNNQDIDEDGHQNNLDNCPYVPNANQADHDKDGKGDACDHDDDNDGIPDDRDNCRLVPNPDQKDSDGDGRGDACKDDFDQDNVPDIDDICPENVDISETDFRRFQMIPLDPKGTSQNDPNWVVRHQGKELVQTVNCDPGLAVGYDEFNAVDFSGTFFINTERDDDYAGFVFGYQSSSRFYVVMWKQVTQSYWDTNPTRAQGYSGLSVKVVNSTTGPGEHLRNALWHTGNTPGQVRTLWHDPRHIGWKDFTAYRWRLSHRPKTGFIRVVMYEGKKIMADSGPIYDKTYAGGRLGLFVFSQEMVFFSDLKYECRDS, from the exons ATGGGGCTGGCCTGGGCACTCAGTGTCCTGTTCCTGTGGCATGTGTGTGGCTCCAACCGCATTCCAG AGTCTGGGGGAGACAACAGCGTGTTCGACATCTTTGAACTCACGGGGGCTGCCCGCAAGGGTTCTGGGCGCCGACTGGTGAAGGGTCCTGACCCTTCCAGCCCAGCTTTCCGCATCGAGGATGCCAACCTGATCCCCCCTGTGCCTGACGACAAGTTCCAAGACCTAGTGGATGCTGTGCGGGCCGAGAAAGGTTTCCTCCTCCTGGCCTCCCTCAGGCAAATGAAGAAGACCCGGGGCACGCTGCTGGCCGTGGAGCGGAAAGACCACTCCGGCCAGGTCTTCAGCGTGGTCTCCAATGGCAAGGCGGGCACCCTGGACCTGAGCCTGACCGTGCAGGGGAAGCAGCATGTGGTGTCGGTGGAAGAAGCACTCCTGGCGACCGGCCAGTGGAAGAGCATCACCCTGTTTGTGCAGGAGGACAGGGCCCAGCTGTACATCGACTGTGAGAAGATGGAGAACGCTGAGCTGGACGTTCCCATCCAAAGCATCTTCACCAGGGACCTGGCCAGCATTGCCAGACTCCGCATCGCCAAAGGAGGTGTCAATGACAATTTCCAG GGTGTGCTGCAGAATGTGAGATTTGTCTTTGGAACCACACCAGAAGACATCCTCAGGAACAAAGGCTGCTCCAGCT CTACCAGTGTCCTTCTCACCCTTGACAACAATGTGGTGAACGGTTCCAGCCCTGCCATCCGCACCAACTACATTGGCCACAAGACAAAGGATCTGCAAGCCATCTGCGGCATCTCCTGTGACGAGCTGTCCAGCATGGTCCTGGAGCTCAGGGGCCTGCGCACCATCGTGACCACGCTGCAGGACAGCATCCGCAAAGTG ACTGAAGAGAACAAAGAGCTGGTCAATGAGCTGAGGAGGCCCCCGCTCTGCTACCACAACGGAGTCCAGTACAGGAATAACGAGGAGTGGACGGTGGACAGCTGCACTGAGTGTCGCTGCCAG AACTCGGTTACCATCTGCAAAAAAGTGTCCTGCCCGATCATGCCCTGCTCCAATGCCACAGTTCCTGATGGAGAATGCTGCCCGCGGTGTTGGC CCAGCGACTCTGCGGACGATGGCTGGTCCCCATGGTCTGAGTGGACCTCTTGCTCTGTGACGTGTGGCAACGGAATCCAGCAGCGCGGCCGCTCCTGCGACAGCCTCAACAACAGATGTGAGGGCTCCTCCGTGCAGACACGGACCTGCCACATTCAGGAGTGTGACAAGAGAT TTAAACAGGATGGCGGCTGGAGCCACTGGTCCCCGTGGTCGTCTTGTTCTGTAACATGTGGAGACGGTGTGATCACAAGGATCCGGCTCTGCAACTCTCCCAGCCCCCAGATGAATGGGAAGCCATGTGAGGGCGAAGCTCGGGAGACCAAAGCCTGCCAGAAAGACGCCTGCCCCA TCAATGGAGGCTGGGGACCCTGGTCACCGTGGGACATCTGTTCCGTCACCTGTGGAGGAGGGGTGCAGAAACGTAGCCGGCTCTGCAACAACCCCGCACCCCAGTTTGGAGGCAAGGACTGCATTGGTGATGTGACCGAAAACCAGATCTGCAACAAGCAGGACTGTCCCATTG ATGGATGCCTGTCCAATCCCTGCTTTGCTGACGTCAAGTGTACCAGCTACCCTGACGGCAGCTGGAAGTGTGGTGCTTGTCCCCCGGGCTACAGCGGAAATGGCATCCAGTGCAAAGATGTTGATGAG TGCAAAGAAGTCCCTGATGCCTGCTTCAACCACAACGGAGAGCACAGGTGTGAGAACACAGATCCCGGCTACAACTGCCTGCCCTGCCCGCCACGCTTCACTGGCTCGCAGCCCTTCGGCCGGGGCGTGGAACATGCCACCACCAACAAACAG GTGTGCAAGCCCCGCAACCCCTGCACGGACGGCACACACGACTGCAACAAGAATGCCAAGTGCAACTACCTGAGCCACTACAGTGACCCCATGTACCGCTGCGAGTGCAAGCCCGGCTACGCCGGCAACGGCATCATCTGTGGGGAAGACACAGACCTGGACGGCTGGCCCAACGAGGACCTGGTGTGCGTGGCCAATGCAACTTACCACTGCAAAAAG GATAACTGCCCCAACCTTCCCAACTCAGGGCAGGAAGACTATGACAAGGACGGAATCGGCGATGCCTGTGacgatgatgatgacaatgataaaATTCCAGATGACAGG GACAACTGTCCGTTCCATTACAACCCAGCCCAGTACGACTATGACAGAGACGACGTGGGAGACCGCTGTGACAACTGCCCCTACAACCACAACCCAGACCAGGCTGACACGGACAACAACGGGGAAGGAGACGCCTGCGCGGCAGACATTGATGGGGATG GTATCCTCAATGAACGGGACAACTGCCAGTATGTCTACAATGTGGACCAGAGAGACACTGACATGGATGGGGTTGGAGATCAGTGTGACAACTGCCCCCTGGAACACAATCCAGATCAG CTCGACTCTGACTCGGACCGCATTGGAGACACCTGTGACAACAATCAGGACATCGATGAAGACGGCCACCAGAACAACCTGGACAACTGTCCCTATGTGCCCAACGCCAACCAGGCCGACCACGACAAGGACGGCAAGGGTGATGCCTGCGACCATGACGACGACAATGACGGCATTCCTGATGACAGGGACAACTGCAGGCTCGTGCCCAATCCTGACCAGAAGGATTCTGACG GTGATGGTCGAGGTGATGCTTGCAAAGATGATTTTGACCAGGACAACGTGCCAGACATTGATGACATCTGTCCCGAAAACGTTGATATCAGTGAGACCGATTTCCGCCGATTCCAGATGATTCCTCTCGATCCCAAAGGGACATCCCAAAATGACCCTAACTGGGTTGTGCGCCATCAGGGTAAAGAACTCGTCCAGACTGTCAACTGTGATCCTGGACTTGCTGTAG GTTATGATGAGTTTAACGCTGTGGACTTCAGTGGCACCTTCTTCATCAACACCGAGAGGGATGATGATTATGCCGGATTTGTCTTTGGCTATCAGTCCAGCAGCCGCTTCTACGTTGTGATGTGGAAGCAAGTCACCCAGTCCTACTGGGACACCAACCCCACAAGGGCTCAGGGATACTCCGGCCTTTCTGTGAAGGTCGTGAACTCCACCACGGGGCCTGGCGAGCACCTGCGGAATGCCCTGTGGCACACAGGAAACACCCCCGGCCAG GTACGCACGCTGTGGCATGACCCTCGTCACATAGGCTGGAAAGATTTCACCGCCTACAGATGGCGTCTGAGCCACAGGCCAAAGACGGGTTTCATTAG AGTGGTGATGTATGAAGGGAAGAAAATCATGGCCGACTCAGGACCCATCTATGACAAAACCTATGCTGGCGGTAGGCTAGGGTTGTTCGTCTTCTCTCAAGAAATGGTGTTCTTCTCTGACCTGAAATATGAATGCAGAG ATTCCTAA